The following proteins are encoded in a genomic region of Ostrinia nubilalis chromosome 1, ilOstNubi1.1, whole genome shotgun sequence:
- the LOC135073951 gene encoding ankyrin repeat and MYND domain-containing protein 1-like, producing the protein MQQQSVCPSIGTKANKIWPYDEYYCGDKDEMERKNGNGNIHWTGAKSLEWYSGCITRDVMHGPGEYRWRHGGDVGAHHTYEGRFHCNRMHGYGTMSYPDGRVFTGLFHSNMRWGPGIESHACLKADVGLWRGTQLVRLVWRPETPSIAPDLYATAAGRACVDPHRVMMITTYRNIGETNSALDLLKQYGSDPRVAADMWDKLYPQNCTDLSSILCHVEYFENEYYKGRINMLQEVSSIPEYKEDVSHDSVESQQNFTTYFAWNNNQVTIHMMKHSYTHDYQRDETEINLTEVLCGPRKQFKPAGQHELDCRTLLMASYLGHTKNVVQLVNQGNIHPDIADSLGNSAVMYATCGDRAELIHFLVEAGANVNSYNDSCCTPLAVALIRFICAQKDISFSGMVQALLPPPVIPAPPPVEQKVFEWNFSRDQTVIFGGVGGTLTRTPSKVSKALTATKKVKSSHSLQALGNVRKKTDTTMSKPPVILEHASQESFSEEKRIYTNINNEFMTRVNDLFLRPSGISPIPYLFEVIDMVQEVEAGEEDPKKPPDKNPKKNLSKVLKDTMKPSKEMMWQSTDKDEFSSVDSIEKLKSEMIANIRLTIIQLLEDGANPNLVRCPKPALFLAIIAGSPELVKHLVDHGADINEVYKDTFGYTPLDLAVSRQFTYDNLEMIKVVLECGATTFHRLRYGEFFSTDSVLPEPCGPNLLHAVLARKTEGESEEEIRHNILEHLLEYYCNPLLQFKGRSPIDIAMTKSMDLLDIFIRSPTTKLNALINDSNQTVLVKMFSLPFFKTVVPSERLQTLTNLLLFGADPLIECMNGSDIYPNIFVFAMKTLGELESSQSKPAVASPNKDAKKVAEKPKKETLSTKSLGKLGMDDVGDYKQAIDLVTECARLLHVRWLQAKLMKELVEIIDKYKHRQWNIIIREHKRKKSAGLWLTTQRCLEIWDILKLTKRKMYNDNRILKHLLYIIQYYNRLEKIVPSVHPTAEEKSSIECNINYLLKERMVATKLTDVDMTWKRPYVKPELTPRSDEDKFNICFECALPFIEEKIQCVSCKLVSFCSFDCMRLNIDRANCHPCSIYLKNKYFPSPPESGTQDIF; encoded by the exons GATGGAGACACGGAGGTGACGTGGGCGCACACCATACGTATGAAGGCCGCTTCCATTGTAACCGCATGCACGGTTATGGGACCATGTCGTACCCAGATGGACGAGTCTTTACC GGTTTATTTCATAGCAACATGCGATGGGGACCAGGGATCGAATCTCACGCGTGTCTAAAGGCCGACGTGGGCCTTTGGCGTGGTACGCAGCTCGTTCGACTGGTGTGGCGACCGGAGACTCCAAGTATAGCACCCGATTTGTACGCCACCGCCGCTGGTCGCGCTTGTGTAGATCCTCACCGAGTGATGATGATCACTACTTACAGAAAT ATCGGCGAAACTAACAGCGCGTTAGATCTTCTGAAACAATATGGAAGTGATCCTAGAGTTGCTGCAGATATGTGGGATAAGCTTTATCCACAAAATTGCACGGACCTATCTAGTATACTCTGCCATGTTGAGTACTTCGAAAACGAATATTACAAAGGACGGATTAATATGCTGCAAGAAGTATCTAGTATACCGGAATATAAAGAA GATGTTAGTCATGACAGCGTAGAAAGTCAACAGAATTTCACAACATACTTTGCTTGGAACAACAACCAAGTAACTATTCACATGATGAAGCACAGTTACACACACGACTATCAAAGAGATGAAACAGAAATCAACTTGACCGAAGTCTTATGTGGTCCCCGAAAGCAGTTTAAACCAGCTGGACAGCATGAACTGGATTGCAG GACTTTGTTGATGGCCAGTTACCTCGGACATACTAAAAATGTTGTGCAATTGGTAAATCAGGGCAATATACACCCTGATATCGCTGACAGTCTTGGCAACTCTGCCGTTATGTATGCTACT TGCGGGGATCGCGCGGAATTGATTCATTTCTTAGTAGAGGCTGGTGCTAATGTAAACAGCTACAATGACTCATGTTGTACGCCTCTAGCTGTAGCACTTATCCGATTTATTTGTGCTCAGAAAGATATATCATTTAGTGGTATGGTACAAGCGTTATTGCCGCCTCCTGTCATACCAGCACCGC CTCCTGTGGAGCAGAAGGTATTTGAATGGAATTTCTCTCGGGATCAAACCGTTATCTTTGGTGGAGTTGGAGGAACATTAACTAGAACTCCAAGCAAAGTGTCTAAGGCACTAACAGCTACTAAGAAGGTTAAGTCATCCCATTCTCTGCAAGCCCTCGGGAACGTAAGAAAAAAAACTGATACTACCATGTCAAAACCGCCCGTAATATTAGAACATGCGTCACAAGAATCTTTTTCTGAAGAAAAACGAATATACACCAACATTAATAACGAATTTATGACAAGAGTAAACGATCTTTTCTTACGACCAAGTGGCATTAGTCCTATTCCGTATTTATTCGAAGTCATCGATATGGTTCAAGAAGTTGAGGCTGGTGAAGAAGATCCAAAAAAACCACCAGATAAAAATCCCAAAAAGAATCTCTCAAAAGTTTTGAAGGATACGATGAAACCCAGTAAAGAAATGATGTGGCAGAGTACTGATAAAGACGAATTTTCGTCTGTGGACAGCATTGAAAAACTTAAATCTGAAAT GATAGCTAATATTCGTTTGACTATTATTCAACTACTTGAGGACGGTGCTAATCCAAATTTGGTTAGATGTCCCAAACCTGCCTTATTTTTGGCAATAATAGCAGGTTCTCCAGAATTAGTTAAGCATTTGGTCGATCACGGAGCGGACATTAACGAAGTTTACAAAGAC ACGTTTGGCTACACTCCTTTGGATTTGGCAGTATCTCGTCAGTTCACATACGACAATCTGGAAATGATTAAAGTTGTTTTGGAATGCGGAGCTACAACTTTCCATAGACTGCGTTATGGAGAATTCTTCTCTACGGATTCTGTGCTACCTGAACCGTGTGGTCCTAACTTGTTACACGCTGTGCTGGCCAGAAAAACGGAGGGGGAATCTGAAGAGGAG ATAAGGCATAATATATTGGAACATCTCCTTGAATACTACTGCAACCCACTTCTCCAATTCAAAGGACGTTCTCCTATTGACATTGCGATGACTAAGAGCATGGATCTCCTTGACATATTTATTCGAAGTCCGACGACAAAACTGAATGCTCTTATAAACGATTCGAATCAAACGGTCCTTGTCAAAATGTTCTCATTACCGTTTTTTAAAACGGTGGTGCCATCAGAGCGATTACAAACA CTTACAAATCTATTATTATTTGGAGCTGACCCTCTGATAGAGTGTATGAATGGCAGCGACATATATCCAAACATATTTGTGTTTGCAATGAAGACTCTCGGGGAATTGGAAAGCTCCCAGAGCAAACCAGCTGTCGCATCACcaa ATAAAGATGCCAAAAAAGTGGCCGAAAAACCCAAAAAAGAGACATTGTCAACCAAGTCTCTAGGAAAACTAGGTATGGATGATGTTGGCGACTATAAGCAAGCTATCGACTTGGTGACTGAATGCGCTAGGCTGCTGCATGTGCGGTGGTTGCAAGCGAAACTGATGAAAGAATTGGTTGAGATTATCGATAA ATACAAACACCGGCAATGGAACATAATCATTAGAGAACACAAACGTAAAAAGAGCGCAGGCCTCTGGCTGACGACTCAGCGATGTCTTGAAATTTGGGATATCCTGAAGCTAACCAAAAGGAAGATGTACAATGACAACCGGATTCTAAAGCATTTGCTTTACATAATCCAGTATTACAACAGGTTGGAAAAGATAGTGCCTTCTGTTCATCCGACAGCAGAAGAAAAGTCGTCGATAGAGTGCAATATAAACTACCTTTTGAAAGAACGTATGGTAGCCACCAAGCTCACAGATGTGGATATGACTTGGAAGAGACCTTATGTAAAACCTGAGCTAACTCCTAGATCT GATGAGGACAAGTTTAACATTTGCTTCGAGTGCGCCCTTCCCTTTATCGAAGAGAAAATTCAGTGTGTATCATGCAAACTCGTCTCGTTTTGCTCCTTCGACTGCATGAGGCTCAACATCGACCGGGCTAACTGTCACCCTTGcagtatttatttgaaaaataagtacTTCCCAAGCCCACCGGAAAGTGGAACTCAAgatatattttaa